The genome window CTTGGTCAACTCGCACCAGCTCGCGCCAACCTCGAGTGGTACCCCCACGACCTCTGGCTCCACCTACTCGCCTGCCAGTGGCAGCGCGTCTCCCGGGAGGAAGCCTTCGTCGGCCGCTGCGGCGAAGTGGGCGACGAAATCGGCTCCGCCATCGTCGCCGCCCGCCTGGTGCGCGATCTGATGCGACTCTGCCTGCTCATGGACCGCCGCTACCCGCCCTACAGCAAGTGGCTCGGCAGCGCCTTCGCCCGCACCCCCCAGGCACCCGCCCTCACCCCGGTCCTCACCGCGGCCCTCACTGCCACCGACTGGCACACCCGCGAGCACCACTTGACCCGCGCCTACGAGGCCGTCGCGGCCACACACAACCAACTCGGCCTCACCGACCCTGTCGACCCCGCCACGCGGCCCTACCACGCCAGACCCTTTCAGGTGCTGCACGCCGAACGCTTCACTGCGACACTGACCACCCGCATCACCGACCCGGCCCTCCGCACCCTGCCGACGATCGGAAACGTCGACCAGTTCATCGACAGCACCGACATCCTCAGCCATCCGGAACTGACGCGCGCCGCCACTCGCGCAACGGTCTGTTCTCCCCCTGAGTGTTAGCGGCCAGTTCAGATTCCCCAGTGGCAGCCAGTTACTGGGGAGACAACTGGCCACCGATGTCACTGGGTGTGATGGCAGTCGGTGGGGTGTCCACCTCGGCGTATCGATCCATTGGCGTCAGTAGACGATTGAGACGATCTGGCAGGCCTCTTCGGCCAGTTCGCGGTCGCCATCGATACGGGCGCGGACCAGAGCAGTGTCCGGTTGGATGCCGCGGGTGCACAGGCGCCATGCCGTCTCCGAGTCCAGTCCTATGAGCGCGGCGGGGCGTTGGGTGTCGGGCTCGGCGAGCGACCAGACGTCCCCGGTGGCTGTCGCCGTCCACGTGCCACCGGCCGGGCCGTTGATCCGCACTTGGACCTGAGTGCCGACCGGCACGGTGACCTCACGCAGGGTGTGGGGCAGGGCTCGCATGAAGGTGTCCAGGACCACGGACAGCAGGCGAGGATCGGTATCGGTGCCCCGGCCGATGGCGTGGCGAATCTGTTGACGATGGGTCCAGAACTCGGTGAAGTCGCGGGCGCTGTCCAGCCACGTCGGAGCCGGATCGACGCCGGCCCATGACACTGCCAGGGACGGGGCGTCGGGGTCGGTGGCCTCGAAGAACCGGACGACCTGACCGCCGATCAGGTCGAGGGTGTCGGTGAGGGCGGCCGGGCTCACGCGGCGCTGGGCGTCGACCCATTCCTGGTTGATGCAGTGGATAAACGCCTCCAGAGTTTCGCCCGGCGCGAAGGTAGGGCCTTCCTGGTGACCGTCGCGGTCCCGGGCAAGCCGGCCGTAGAAGTCGCCCAGGACGTGGGCGGCAAGATCTCTCACGGTCCAGCCCGGCAGCGCCTTCTTGCCCCAGTCGTCAGGGGCCAGGCCCCGCAGCGTGGTCATCAGCGCGGCCTGCTCCGGGGCAAACAGAGGGCGGGCATCGATCGGAGCACCTAACCAGGGATGGCTCGGCACGGTATTGAGCTGGGCATCCATGGCTCAAACCTGCCAACCGGGCGACCACTTCGCTAGCGAATATCCCGCACGGGCCACGCCTTTCGACTACCTTGCGTAACCGCGCTAATAACTGGCCGTACGTGGGCAAATTCTGGTGGCCGCTGTCACCTGAGACCTCCGTCTCAGAGCAATAGAGGGAGAGAGCGAAGCCGCCAGACAGTTGGGGACATTCATCCCGTAGGCCGCCGGGGAACCAAGGCCATACGCCGACAGCAAGGCTGTCGGCGTCTCGCAAACTGACGTGCGTTGCACATCGCCGTCCATGCACACTCCACGCATGGGTGCTGACATCGTCGTATCGCTTCAGGAGAAGGCTCTGCTGCATGTCGCGGCTTCATGTGGAGGAGGGCCGCTCGTTGGGGATCTCCGGGTGACGATGCACTTTCATCCCGATCGTCCCGCACAGAATCGTCCGATTTTGGCCCAGATGGTGGAAGACGGTATCTACCGGTCACAGTTCGTGACAGGCACGAGCAACGGTGGTCTGACCGCTCATCCTGGTGGAGACCGGTGGCGTTGGGAGAGTCGTATTTTTGGCGGTGCTTACGACGAGGCCTCGGATGACCAGCGCCCTGTATACGGTGCGCTGAACTACCGCCGTGATCCGGTCGGTGGTGCACCGCGGTTCGGCTCTTCGTACTTCAGACTCAACACCGAGACCCTGAGACGCACCACGTTCTGCTACCCCGACAGTTCCACCGAGCCTTCTGACTTCGGCATTGCAGATCGCTGCTCGCTCATCGACCTGGCTAAGGCGGACGGGTTGGACGCCTTGGATTGTCACATCGAGGCACAGATTCACGGACGGGTCAGGTTCGACTGTGACGTCGAGGCGCTGGTGATGGACCCCAGCTACCGCGGCACAGAGGTTGAAGCCTCAGCTCATCGCCTCCCGTGCCCCATCGAATGGCACCCAGGTTTTCGGCTCAGCGTGGCTGAACTACGACGTCACTCAAGCTACCGGGGACAGGAATACGTTGAGCTGGGTGCCGAGATCGCCGTTGACGGCCTTCTCGACCCCAAGGTCATCGGGGATGCCGCCCGCACTGGTCGGTACAGCCTTCAGGACCTCAAGAAGGTCTGGCACTGCCTGGCACGCTTCGGAGTACGCACCGTGCCTGCTGAGTGAGTAGCAACGTCCCCTCGCGGCTGGACGAACAGGCTGATTGCCGAGCAATTACCTGAGAGAGCGTCACTCGGTAGCTTTGAGGGCCGCGAGGTAGCCGGCCCAACTGTCTTGGGCCAGTGCCGCCCACTGGACGGCGGTGTTCTTGTGGATCCCGAAGAGGTCGCACATGACAATCGGCGGAAGCTCACCGGCCATGCCGAACAAGGAAGTGTTGCGGGCCGCGAGGGTGGGCAGACCGTGCTTCGCGAGCTGCGCCGCCAGACCTCCATGGCTTCGCGGGCGGCCGGCGAGACGGCCCGGGAGAAGAAGCTGCTGGTGCTCGCTGTCGGGCAAGGCTCCCACCGCCGAGTGCCTTCGGCCCTCAGCGATCTGTCGTTCGATGAGACGAGCCAGCGTCGGCGGCAGGAGCACGGGGTTCTTGTCGAAGGTGAAGTAGGCCCCGGTGTCGTCCTCGTGGAATTGATCGGCGGTCAAGTGGACGATACGGGTGATCGGCAATCCATAGAGGCGGATGAGGGCGCCGGCGATGCGGATGTCCAGGGGCAGTGATGTGTCCGTGAGGCACCGGCGTAGTTGATCGGCTTGATCGTCGTCGTCGAGGAAGGTTGCCGGTGCGGGCCGCTGGTATCCGGGGTATTCCAGGTTCCGGGTCAGGCCGCGCTTGTTCGTCCATTTGATGAAGGCTGCGGTCAGGCGCGGCCGGGACGGCTTGGCCTGGGCCAGCCAGACCTCGAGGTCGGTCTGGGTCAGGGCCCGCAGGTCGAGGTGGCGGTCGTCGAGCCACTGCATGAACTCGATCGCGGCTCGGATCTCGCTGCGGTCGCTGTGGGCGGCTTTGTCTGTGTACCGGCGGCGAGTGGCGCGTCGGCGGGCATCGCGGATGATGAACCATTCGGCGAACGGTCGGATGATCTCCGAGCGTGCGGCGGGCAGGTGCTGGGCGGCGGCCCGGAACCACAGCTCCAGCTGGACGAGATTCTCTTGCCGCAGCGGCAGGATCCCAGCGTGGACGAGCAGTTCCCGGACGTAGCGGGTGGCCGGTTCCTGCGGCAGCTCATCGAGAAGTTCATGGGTGATCTCTGCGGTCGCCAACCCGCTCGCCGACCCCGTCGTCCTGGGCTTCTCCTACGACGCCTCCCTGGGCGCCGTCCTGGTCATCACCCTCGGCGGGGCCACCCTCGCGGGATTCGGCGGGCTCGGGGTGTCGGGCGCGGCCTTCGTCGGCGCGCTGACCGCCGGGGTCCTCGCCTTCGCCCTGGGCCGCCGCGGCGGGCTGGCCCCGATCCGGCTGGTCCTCGCCGGGGTCGTCGTCGGCTATGTCTTCCTCTCGCTCACCAGCTTCGTCCAGCTGATGGCGACGCCCACCGAGCTGCGCACCGTGATGTTCTGGATGCTCGGCAGTGTCGCCGGTGCCCAGTGGGACCAACTCCCCGTCGTCGCCGTGGTGGTGGTGACGAGCACGGTCGTGCTGACCCTGTTCGGACGGCGGCTCAACGCTCTGCTCTCCGGGGACGAGTCGGCCACCGCGCTCGGGGTGGACGTCAACCGGCTGCGGGCGCTCCTGCTGATCCTCAGCGCGCTGCTCACCGGCACCGTCATCGCCGTCGCGGGCGGCATCGGCTTCGTCGGGCTGATGGTCCCCCATCTCGTCCGGCTCACGGTCGGCGCCGACCACCGCAGGCTGCTGCCCCTGACCGCGCTGCTCGGCGCCGTCTACCTCGTCGCCGTCGACCTGCTCTCCCGCACCCTCAACCGCCCCAACGAACTCCCGCTGGGCATCCTCACCGTCCTGCTCGGCGCCCCCTTCTTCCTGTGGCTGCTGCGCCGCGACAAGGGCCTGGACACCGTGTGAACAAGAGCCCGGACGCCAGATGAACAGGGGCCTGGACATCGTATGAAACTGACCGTGGACCAGCTCCACATCATCCTCGACCGCACCCCGATCCTTCGCGCGGTGAACCTGGACGCCGACAAAGGGGATGTCGTCGGGCTCGTTGGCCCCAACGGCAGCGGGAAGTCCACCCTGCTCCGCGCCGTCTACCGCTCGCTGCGGCCCGCCGGGGGAGTGGTCAGGGTGGGCGGTGACGATGTGTGGGAACTGCCCGCGCGGACGGCGGCCCGTCGTACGGCGGCCGTGCTCCAGGACTCCGGTACCACCGCCGGCCTGAGCGTGCGGGAGATCGTGGCCCTCGGGCGCACGCCCCACCACGGGCTGATGGGGCGGGACGGCGCCGAGGACCGGGAGGCCGTGGCCGACGCGGTCGCCCGCTGCGGAGTCGAACCGTTCGCGGACCGCGACTACGCGACTCTCTCCGGCGGCGAACGCCAACGCGTCCTGCTGGCCCGCGCCCTCGCCCAGCGACCGAGGCTGCTGGTCCTGGACGAACTCACCAACCATCTCGACATCCGCGCCCGGTTCGAACTCCTGGACCTGATCCGCTCCACCGGGATCACCACGCTCGCCGTGCCGCACGACCTCGACCTCGCCGCCCGCCTCTGCGACCACCTCGCCGTCCTCCACGGCGGCGAGGTGGTCGCGGCGGGCCCGGTGCTGGAGGTCCTGACGCCGGATCTCCTGCGGGACGTGTTCGGCGTTCGCGGTCACACGGAACGGCACGCCGACGGCGTCGTCCGTATCATCTACGCGGCCCGGCCGCTGGCCGACGACCCCACGGAGGAGGCTCAGCGGTAGCAGGTGGTGACCCCCGGACGCCAGGGGCAGGCGAGGCCGGCGAAGCCGCCGTTGGCGGTGACGTCGACGGTGAACGTGTCGCCGCCGCGCAGCACCCGCCGGTCCTGGACGAGCCCCTCGGCGCCGTCCCGGACCGTCTCGACCAGCCACTTGCCCGACCCGAGCGACAGGGGTACTTCCGCCGTACGGGCCGCTCCCGCGTACACCCCGCCCAGGAACCAGCGGTCACCGCTGCGGCGGGCGAGCACCGCCTCCTGGCCGGGCTGTCCGGCGAGCAGCCGGGTGTCGTCCCAGGCGGCGGGGACCTGGTCGAAGTAGGCGCGGGCGAGCGGCCGGGCGTCGTACGACTCGGGGGTGCCCGCGAACATCTGGAGCCCCGACTCGTAGGCGACGGTGAGCCCGACCTCGGCCGCGTCGGAGTTGGGGCGCAGTCCGACGCGCTGGAAGGCGCCGGGGGTGAAGTCCATGGAGCCGATGACGTTGCGGGTGAACGGCAGGGTGGTGAGATGGGCGGCGGTGTTGGTGCGCTTCTCCTCGCCCGCGACGCCCTCCAGGGTCATGACGTGCGGCCAGGTGCGCTGGATGCCCTTGGGGATCGTGGAACCGTGGAAGTTGACCAGGAGATGGTGGTCGGCGGTCTCGGGGAGGATCGCGTCGTACCACTTCAGCGTGGCCTGGGCCTCCGAGTCCATGAAGTCGATCTTGACGCCCTTGACGCCCCAGCGTTCCAGCGTGGGCAGCCACCGGGCGCGCTCCTCGGCGGTGTCGAGGTCACGCTGATGGATCCAGACGATGATGCCGACGCCCTTGGCCCGCGCGTACTCCACGAGTTCGGGCATCCAGCTGTTGGTCTGCCATTCCGGGTCGGTGGTGTCCCAGGCGTCGGACCTGAAGTACCAGCCCGCGTCGACCGCCTCGTACGGCCAGCCGCGTTCGGCCGCGTAGTCGACGTACGCCTTCTGCGCGGTGAGGCTCTGACCGGCCGGTCGGCCGCCCGCGAGCCAGGTCCACAGGGCGGTGCCGGGCCGGATCCAGGAACGGTCGCGGACCTTGGAGGCGGGGGCCAGGTCATCGGTGAAGGTGGAGCGGGTGACGGTGGCGAGATCGCCGGTGACCATGGCCCGCCAGGGGGTGGCGAGCGGGCCGTCGGCCGTGACCCGGTCGTCGGCGAGCTTGATCCGGTAGGTGCCCGAGCCCTGTTCATGGGTGAGCCGGGCGCCGGAGTAGGCGCCGGTGAGATCGGACTCGGCGAGCAGGGTGTAGCCGCCGTCGGTGCGGAACAGCGCCTGGTCCGAGTACGCGCCGGTGGGCGCGCCCGCGGCCGTGTACTGGACGAACTGCCCCTCGTTGTCGGCCCGGTAGGTGCCCAGCCACGCGCTCGCGTCCGCCGGGAGGTTGAACGCGGAGGTCTCGCCCAGCACATCGCCTTGGCCGGCGGGCAGGACGTAGCGGTAGGCGACACCGTCCGCCGAGGCGCGGACGACGAGGTCGAGGCGGGCGCCGGCGGCGGTCGCGAACGACAGCCGGCTCTCGTCCATCCGCACCCGGCGCTCCAGCCGCTTGCCGGCTTTCGTCCGGTACCGCTCGTCGATCGTCCGGTCCCTGCGGTGCAGGAAGCGCAACCTCTGTGACAGATCGGCCTGTTCGGTGACGATGCCGACGGGCGACGCTTCGAGGACCGTACGGCCGTCGCGGGACACCGTGAGACTCAGGGCGCCGGTGTCGGCGTCCAGGGACACCCGCGCGCGGGGCGCGTGCGCGGACGCCGACACGGACGCCGACTCGGACGCCGACTCGGACGCCGACACGGACGCCGACACGGACGCCGACCAGGCGCGGTCGTGCGGTTCGGCCCGTGCGGGCACGGTCGTGAGAAGGGTGGCCACCAGCCCGGCGCAGAGCCCGGCGACCGTGGTCCTGACCATCGTGGCCGTCCTGGTCGTCCTGATCGTCCTGATCGTCCTGGTCGTCCTGATCGGAACTGCCATGGGAACCTTCCTGTGGTGCGGGGTGGGCGAGGGGGGCTACGGCAGTCCCCAGGCGGCGCCCGGTTCGCTGACGGCGACGGGGGCGATGACGAGGTCGGGCCGGGCACCGGAGTGGACGAGCACCTCACGGCCCTTGGGGAGGTCGATGGAGAGGGTGCCGTCGCCCAGGTCGTGGGTGCGGGCCGGGGTGCCGTCGTCGAGGAGCACGGTGAGCCGGCCGGAGAGCCCGTGCCCGAGCCTCAGCGGCTCACCCGCCAGGCTTCTGATCCGGATGAACCGGGTGGCCCCGCCCTCGCGGACGGCGCTGACCAGGAAGGCGCCCTGGGTGCGGAAGTCGTGCAGGGTGACGTCCGCCCAAGCGGTCGGGACGGCCGGGAAGACCCGGATCACCCCGCCCCAGCTCTGGCAGAACATGTCGTGCAGCGACTGCGAGGCCGACAGCGGTGTCTCGATGACCGGACCGGCCTCGGTGTAATGGGTGTTGGCCTGGCAGGGGTAACGGGTGCTGGGGTCGAAGAACTTGCGCAGACAGCCGATCGCGGTGTCACCGTCACCGGTCATCGCGTACATCGACGCGGCGCCCGTGTAGCTGTAGCCCCGGTGCGCGCTCGGGAGCGCGTGCCAGCGGACGACCGACTTCGTGATCAGCTCGCGGTTCTCCGGCTGTTCCCAGTTGACGAGATACAGCGGATAGATCATCAGCAGATGCGAGTAGTGCCGGTGGGACTGCGCGTACGGGGTGTCGGCGCCGATCATGTAGCCGGTGTCGTCCACCGGGTACGGGGTGAGCCGGGCCAGTACCTCCTGCCAGCGCGGGATCAACTCGTCGTCCACACCGAGCAGTTCGGCCGACTCGATGAGGGTCTGGCAGCCCCAGCGGATGAGGGCGAGGTCGTAGTTGGTGTCCTGCGGGGGCACGACCGGGTACTCGGGGGAGAGCGTGCTCGGCAGATGCAGCTTGCCGTCGCCGCCCGGGGTGAGGAAGCGCAGGTAGTAGTTGATCGCCCGGCGCAGCACGGGGAAGACCGTGTCGCGCAGCAGGGGCTTGTCCATGGAGTGCCGGTAGGTCAGCCAGACGTTGTGCAGGGCCCAGGTGAGGTTGCCGACCTCGGTGGCCTGGCCCGGCCGGCCCACGCCCCGGTTGGCGAACATGTCGGAGCTGCGGCCGACCCCGGAGCTGTCCGTACGGTAGGCGGCGGGCACATTGGCGATCAGCTGCTCCTGGCTCTGCCGCACGGTGGTGGCGAGCGAGTCCAGCTCCAGGTGGTTGGAGCCGTGGACGAGCCAGTACTCCAGCTGGATGTTGAGGTTCCACCAGACGGCGGGCCAGGGCGTCGGCTCCAGCCAGGGCCCGCAGGTGGCCATCACGGGGCCGCCCGCGCGGGTGGCGGAGGCGACCTTGTAGAGCTGGATCCAGTGGAAGCTCTGCAGCCGCTCGTCGGGGAACGACACGAAGCTCTTCGGGTAGAAGGCGTGCCACCAGCGGCGATGCCGTCGGCGGAGCGCGTCGTACGACCCGGCGCGCCGGAGACGGCGTAGCGAGTCGGCCTCGGCGGCGGTGGTCGAGGGCGCGCTGTGCCCCACGCTGAGCAGCAGCTCGCCGCTGTCGCCCTTGCCCTCGCCCTCTCCGGCGCGGCGGTAGGCGGTGGCGGTCTGGCCGCCGATGAGGGGCTGGAGCACCTGTTCGGTGCCGTCGGCGGTGGTCCGGGTCGTCCGGGGCGGATGGGGGGTGTATCCGGCGGGCGGGGCCTCGCTGATCTTCCGGGGACTGATGGCCTCCTCGGGGTGGAAGGTCCACACGATCCGTTCGCCGCCGTCGGCCGTCACCCGGGCGGCCAGGACCTCGTCGTGGATCAGGGCGGAGAGGGTGAGGGTGCCGGCGGTGGTGGTGACGGTGCCGGTGAGTTCGGCGTTCCACAGGCTCAGCCGCCAGTCGACGGCGGTGATGGTGCCGACCGGGTCGAGCGTGAGATGCCCGACCGGCAGCCGGCAGGTGCCCCAGCCGCTGCCGAACTCGGGCCGGTGGTCCTGGACACGTCCGTGCTGGACGGTGAAGCGGATCCGGTTGGCGCCCGGCTCCTGGTACACCATGCTGCCGAGCAGCCCGTCACCGAGGAACGGGCCCTCGTACCAGCGGGTCGGCAGCCGGCTCCAGCGCAGATCCTGGCCGCGCAGGAACCGCTCCCAGGAGCGGGCCGTGGTCATGGTGTCGCGGAGTCTCCAGGGGCATCTGCCGCCGGAGGCCGCCGCGTCGGCGTGGGCCGTCCCGGGGACGGCCGCCGCTGCCGCTCCGCCCAGCGCGGTACCCAGCACTGTGCGGCGGGGCAGGGGTAAGTGCCTCCCCGACTGCGAGGTCATCATCGTCCTCCAGACCTGAGGGTCATCGATAGCGGTATCGATACATCGGGTGTATCGGCGAACCTAGGCAGGGCTCGTGTGCCTGTCAATGGTGAGGGCGGTGGCGAGATCCGGCCCAATGAGGGCCTGAATTAGGCTATGGGGGAGCGGAATTGGCCTCCATGCTCACTTTGGCAACATGGTCCAGACGTTTTCACCCATCCGATGTTTCCTGTCAGGGAGGACATTCCGATGAAGAGACGCACGGTCCTACAGGCCGGAGCGGGCCTCCTGGTCGGCGGCACGGTCGCCGCCGCCCCAGCCGCCGCCGCTGCCCCCGCCGCCGATCCGACCGACGGCTGGACGCGGACCTCGTTCACCTACAGCTGGCAGAAGCCCTGGAACCTCGACCTCGGCGACCGGCACGGCGACAGCGGAGGCGTCCATCGCATGTGGGTGTACTCCAGCGACGAGCCGTTCGAGGAGGGCAGCACCACCGACCCGCGCACCGAGATGCGCTGGAAGAACGACTACAGCACCGGCGGTCACATGTGGGACGCCGACGTCTACCTCCCGGCCGGCACCGACGGCGCGTCCTTCGTCCAGACCCTCCGCACCCGGCGCCCCTCCGGCACCCCGGCCACCGACATCATGCTCAACGTGTACAACGCGGGCGGCGGCACCGTACGC of Streptomyces phaeolivaceus contains these proteins:
- a CDS encoding cinnamyl alcohol dehydrogenase, whose protein sequence is MKRRTVLQAGAGLLVGGTVAAAPAAAAAPAADPTDGWTRTSFTYSWQKPWNLDLGDRHGDSGGVHRMWVYSSDEPFEEGSTTDPRTEMRWKNDYSTGGHMWDADVYLPAGTDGASFVQTLRTRRPSGTPATDIMLNVYNAGGGTVRRYDGTVLKSDAYDTWFNVKIAHQASSGTGTIKVYLDDSLVLTVADRGPATRYFKNGVYHHGSGRAEARFRNIAYWTR
- a CDS encoding glycoside hydrolase family 97 protein, which codes for MVRTTVAGLCAGLVATLLTTVPARAEPHDRAWSASVSASVSASESASESASVSASAHAPRARVSLDADTGALSLTVSRDGRTVLEASPVGIVTEQADLSQRLRFLHRRDRTIDERYRTKAGKRLERRVRMDESRLSFATAAGARLDLVVRASADGVAYRYVLPAGQGDVLGETSAFNLPADASAWLGTYRADNEGQFVQYTAAGAPTGAYSDQALFRTDGGYTLLAESDLTGAYSGARLTHEQGSGTYRIKLADDRVTADGPLATPWRAMVTGDLATVTRSTFTDDLAPASKVRDRSWIRPGTALWTWLAGGRPAGQSLTAQKAYVDYAAERGWPYEAVDAGWYFRSDAWDTTDPEWQTNSWMPELVEYARAKGVGIIVWIHQRDLDTAEERARWLPTLERWGVKGVKIDFMDSEAQATLKWYDAILPETADHHLLVNFHGSTIPKGIQRTWPHVMTLEGVAGEEKRTNTAAHLTTLPFTRNVIGSMDFTPGAFQRVGLRPNSDAAEVGLTVAYESGLQMFAGTPESYDARPLARAYFDQVPAAWDDTRLLAGQPGQEAVLARRSGDRWFLGGVYAGAARTAEVPLSLGSGKWLVETVRDGAEGLVQDRRVLRGGDTFTVDVTANGGFAGLACPWRPGVTTCYR
- a CDS encoding glycosyl hydrolase family 95 catalytic domain-containing protein — translated: MTTARSWERFLRGQDLRWSRLPTRWYEGPFLGDGLLGSMVYQEPGANRIRFTVQHGRVQDHRPEFGSGWGTCRLPVGHLTLDPVGTITAVDWRLSLWNAELTGTVTTTAGTLTLSALIHDEVLAARVTADGGERIVWTFHPEEAISPRKISEAPPAGYTPHPPRTTRTTADGTEQVLQPLIGGQTATAYRRAGEGEGKGDSGELLLSVGHSAPSTTAAEADSLRRLRRAGSYDALRRRHRRWWHAFYPKSFVSFPDERLQSFHWIQLYKVASATRAGGPVMATCGPWLEPTPWPAVWWNLNIQLEYWLVHGSNHLELDSLATTVRQSQEQLIANVPAAYRTDSSGVGRSSDMFANRGVGRPGQATEVGNLTWALHNVWLTYRHSMDKPLLRDTVFPVLRRAINYYLRFLTPGGDGKLHLPSTLSPEYPVVPPQDTNYDLALIRWGCQTLIESAELLGVDDELIPRWQEVLARLTPYPVDDTGYMIGADTPYAQSHRHYSHLLMIYPLYLVNWEQPENRELITKSVVRWHALPSAHRGYSYTGAASMYAMTGDGDTAIGCLRKFFDPSTRYPCQANTHYTEAGPVIETPLSASQSLHDMFCQSWGGVIRVFPAVPTAWADVTLHDFRTQGAFLVSAVREGGATRFIRIRSLAGEPLRLGHGLSGRLTVLLDDGTPARTHDLGDGTLSIDLPKGREVLVHSGARPDLVIAPVAVSEPGAAWGLP
- a CDS encoding FecCD family ABC transporter permease; translation: MISAVANPLADPVVLGFSYDASLGAVLVITLGGATLAGFGGLGVSGAAFVGALTAGVLAFALGRRGGLAPIRLVLAGVVVGYVFLSLTSFVQLMATPTELRTVMFWMLGSVAGAQWDQLPVVAVVVVTSTVVLTLFGRRLNALLSGDESATALGVDVNRLRALLLILSALLTGTVIAVAGGIGFVGLMVPHLVRLTVGADHRRLLPLTALLGAVYLVAVDLLSRTLNRPNELPLGILTVLLGAPFFLWLLRRDKGLDTV
- a CDS encoding DUF4037 domain-containing protein encodes the protein MTTSSFIPGLELSRRFYLEAVRPLLDEAAPGVMHSAARLGSGSEVLGFDTARSADHEWGPRLQIFLGSQDVTRHGATITALLSERLPKTFHGYPTHFAPVGEGDIRVMQTTEGPVHHRVEVTAPGAWFTRQLGFDPRTDITLTDWLATPTQLLAEVTAGAVFHDGLGQLAPARANLEWYPHDLWLHLLACQWQRVSREEAFVGRCGEVGDEIGSAIVAARLVRDLMRLCLLMDRRYPPYSKWLGSAFARTPQAPALTPVLTAALTATDWHTREHHLTRAYEAVAATHNQLGLTDPVDPATRPYHARPFQVLHAERFTATLTTRITDPALRTLPTIGNVDQFIDSTDILSHPELTRAATRATVCSPPEC
- a CDS encoding DUF3626 domain-containing protein — translated: MGADIVVSLQEKALLHVAASCGGGPLVGDLRVTMHFHPDRPAQNRPILAQMVEDGIYRSQFVTGTSNGGLTAHPGGDRWRWESRIFGGAYDEASDDQRPVYGALNYRRDPVGGAPRFGSSYFRLNTETLRRTTFCYPDSSTEPSDFGIADRCSLIDLAKADGLDALDCHIEAQIHGRVRFDCDVEALVMDPSYRGTEVEASAHRLPCPIEWHPGFRLSVAELRRHSSYRGQEYVELGAEIAVDGLLDPKVIGDAARTGRYSLQDLKKVWHCLARFGVRTVPAE
- a CDS encoding ABC transporter ATP-binding protein — its product is MKLTVDQLHIILDRTPILRAVNLDADKGDVVGLVGPNGSGKSTLLRAVYRSLRPAGGVVRVGGDDVWELPARTAARRTAAVLQDSGTTAGLSVREIVALGRTPHHGLMGRDGAEDREAVADAVARCGVEPFADRDYATLSGGERQRVLLARALAQRPRLLVLDELTNHLDIRARFELLDLIRSTGITTLAVPHDLDLAARLCDHLAVLHGGEVVAAGPVLEVLTPDLLRDVFGVRGHTERHADGVVRIIYAARPLADDPTEEAQR
- a CDS encoding maleylpyruvate isomerase family mycothiol-dependent enzyme — protein: MDAQLNTVPSHPWLGAPIDARPLFAPEQAALMTTLRGLAPDDWGKKALPGWTVRDLAAHVLGDFYGRLARDRDGHQEGPTFAPGETLEAFIHCINQEWVDAQRRVSPAALTDTLDLIGGQVVRFFEATDPDAPSLAVSWAGVDPAPTWLDSARDFTEFWTHRQQIRHAIGRGTDTDPRLLSVVLDTFMRALPHTLREVTVPVGTQVQVRINGPAGGTWTATATGDVWSLAEPDTQRPAALIGLDSETAWRLCTRGIQPDTALVRARIDGDRELAEEACQIVSIVY